One stretch of Arachis hypogaea cultivar Tifrunner chromosome 20, arahy.Tifrunner.gnm2.J5K5, whole genome shotgun sequence DNA includes these proteins:
- the LOC112782578 gene encoding PI-PLC X domain-containing protein At5g67130 isoform X2: protein MVEGSLVGEENLQNKQHKHIAVFPFWLCRVPLFILANVNNNSLPFNKYAYLTTHNAFAIDGEPSQTGVPQVTITNQEDSITHQLSEPAIGTLKEIEAFLSANPSEIVTLILEDYIHTQNGLKKVFSVVGLKKFWFPVTNMPRNGGNWSLVSDMVAKNRRLIVFTSVKSKEQSEGIAYQWNYMVENQFW, encoded by the exons ATGGTAGAAGGTAGTCTGGTTGGTGAAGAAAACTTGCAAAATAAGCAACACAAGCACATAGCCGTATTCCCCTTTTGGCTCTGCCGTGTTCCATTGTTCATACTTGCCAATGTAAAT AATAACTCTCTTCCATTCAACAAATATGCATATTTAACAACACACAACGCTTTTGCAATTGATGGAGAACCTTCTCAAACAGGAGTTCCTCAAGTAACCATCACTAATCAAGAGGACAGCATAACGCACCAGCTAAGT GAACCAGCTATAGGTACATTGAAGGAAATTGAAGCTTTCTTATCAGCTAACCCATCAGAAATTGTCACACTCATATTGGAAGATTACATTCATACACAAAACGGATTGAAAAAGGTCTTTAGTGTCGTCGGCCTGAAGAAATTTTGGTTTCCGGTTACCAATATGCCGAGAAACGGCGGCAATTGGTCTCTAGTGAGTGATATGGTTGCTAAAAACCGAAGATTAATTGTGTTCACTTCAGTCAAGTCTAAGGAACAAAGTGAAGGCATTGCTTACCAATGGAATTACATGGTTGAAAATCAGT TTTGGTGA
- the LOC112782577 gene encoding receptor-like protein kinase FERONIA: MNLKSYTYSITSAISTLLYLSFLFLSDLAISIEAYVPVDSFTVNCGSTGNFSDGERSWSGDIDSKFLSLQDTKTIVAQPATQASPNKVPYTSARLSNSEFSYSFPVTVGRKFVRLFFYPASYAGFDRNNAFFTVKSEGFTLLKDFNASLNADAANRDTIFKEYIINVDDGQRINLTFTPNTSHPNSYAFVNGIEVVAMPTDLYFTEPSGQQVVFVGQPGAAYTMQNSSALQTDYRIKVGGNTISPKADTGMLRNWAGDDADYLRTPSALYMLFANETGKMNITVSPDYEAPIELYRTSREMGKNGTLNQMINLTWEFPVDSGFTYMLRLHFCELDPSINKTGDRVFNIYIAGQLAEDRANVLRWSKQKGIAVQRDYAVTIPGTTQDKFNLSLQMHPSSFVWYSDPFLNGLEIFKISDPASNSLAGPNPNLASVPGQRNPPKSTNSKSSNKATIIGVVVGAACGVVLLSAIAFFLLSRRNKTKTSVILKDSKSNNTSKWGPLSFATTKSTSTQKSSLPSDLCRHFSLVEIRAATNNFDDLFIVGAGGFGHVYKGYIDGGTTPVAIKRLKPGSQQGEHEFMNEIEMLSQLRHLHLVSLIGYCNESNEMILVYDFMDRGTLRDHLYNTENPSIKWKQRLQICIGAARGLHYLHTGAKHTIIHRDVKTTNILLDDKWVAKVSDFGLSRIGPTGNTKAHVSTVVKGSVGYLDPEYYKRQRLTEKSDVYSFGVVLFEILCARPPLIRTAEKKQVSLVDWARHCWNNGSLGQIVDPALKGSIAPECLRKFGEIAVSCLLDDGTLRPSMNDVVWMLEFALQLQESAEQRDRAIGIGMPDGDDEEDRAVEKREESDDMFSSGTSVGQVSDFNKSSGVSMMSSSGDNSYGNKDTDRFLSGTVFSEIMDPKAR, translated from the coding sequence ATGAACTTGAAGAGTTATACGTATAGCATAACCTCTGCCATATCCACTCtcctttatctttctttcttgttcCTCTCGGACTTGGCCATATCTATTGAAGCTTATGTTCCAGTTGATAGCTTCACCGTCAACTGTGGCTCAACTGGCAATTTCTCCGACGGTGAAAGGTCATGGAGCGGAGACATAGACTCAAAGTTCTTAAGTCTTCAAGACACAAAAACCATCGTTGCTCAACCAGCCACACAAGCTTCTCCGAACAAAGTTCCATATACCAGTGCTCGCTTGTCTAACTCTGAATTCAGTTACTCCTTCCCGGTCACAGTTGGCCGAAAATTTGTTCGTCTCTTCTTCTACCCTGCTTCTTACGCTGGCTTTGACCGTAATAACGCCTTCTTCACGGTCAAATCCGAGGGCTTCACACTCCTTAAGGATTTCAACGCTTCGCTCAACGCCGATGCTGCAAACAGGGACACCATCTTTAAAGAATACATAATCAACGTGGATGATGGGCAGAGGATCAACCTAACCTTCACTCCAAACACATCCCATCCAAATTCTTACGCGTTTGTGAATGGAATTGAAGTGGTGGCCATGCCCACTGATCTCTACTTCACTGAACCCAGCGGACAACAAGTTGTATTTGTGGGTCAGCCAGGCGCCGCATACACTATGCAAAACAGTAGCGCCCTGCAGACAGACTACAGAATCAAAGTTGGCGGCAACACAATCTCACCTAAAGCTGATACTGGCATGCTCCGGAATTGGGCAGGAGATGATGCTGATTATTTAAGAACGCCAAGTGCTCTGTATATGCTATTCGCTAATGAGACCGGAAAGATGAACATCACTGTGAGTCCTGATTATGAAGCACCCATTGAACTCTACAGAACATCACGTGAGATGGGCAAGAATGGAACTCTCAACCAAATGATAAATTTGACCTGGGAGTTTCCTGTTGATTCTGGCTTCACCTACATGCTCAGGCTTCACTTTTGCGAGCTAGACCCAAGCATTAATAAAACCGGTGACAGAGTGTTCAACATCTACATAGCAGGCCAGTTGGCGGAGGACCGTGCCAATGTTctaagatggagcaaacaaaaggGAATTGCTGTACAGAGAGACTATGCAGTTACGATCCCAGGGACTACTCAAGACAAGTTTAACCTTTCACTCCAAATGCATCCTTCATCATTCGTATGGTACAGCGACCCTTTCTTGAACGGCCTTGAAATCTTCAAGATTAGTGACCCCGCTTCGAACAGCCTCGCCGGGCCGAACCCGAACCTGGCCAGTGTCCCGGGTCAACGCAACCCGCCAAAGTCAACCAACTCAAAGAGCAGCAACAAGGCGACTATAATCGGTGTCGTGGTGGGCGCAGCATGCGGCGTCGTTTTGCTCTCTGCTATCGCCTTCTTCCTCCTCAGCCGTCGCAACAAGACAAAGACGAGCGTTATCCTGAAGGACTCAAAGTCCAACAACACCTCCAAGTGGGGCCCACTCTCCTTCGCCACGACCAAGTCAACCAGCACACAGAAATCTTCACTCCCCTCCGATCTCTGCCGCCACTTCTCCCTCGTCGAGATCCGCGCCGCCACAAACAACTTCGACGACCTCTTCATCGTCGGTGCCGGAGGATTCGGCCACGTGTACAAGGGCTACATCGACGGCGGAACCACCCCCGTCGCCATCAAGCGCCTCAAGCCAGGATCCCAGCAGGGAGAACACGAGTTCATGAACGAGATCGAGATGCTCTCGCAGCTTCGCCACCTTCATCTCGTTTCGCTAATCGGTTACTGCAACGAGAGCAACGAGATGATCCTGGTCTACGATTTCATGGACCGTGGAACCCTCCGCGACCATCTCTACAACACCGAAAACCCTTCCATCAAATGGAAGCAGCGGTTACAGATCTGCATCGGTGCAGCGCGTGGACTACACTACCTTCATACAGGCGCGAAGCACACGATCATCCACCGAGACGTGAAAACCACGAATATCTTGTTGGATGATAAGTGGGTAGCTAAGGTTTCTGATTTTGGCTTATCGAGAATTGGGCCTACCGGTAATACTAAAGCCCATGTGAGCACAGTAGTGAAGGGTAGCGTTGGGTATTTGGATCCGGAGTACTATAAACGACAGCGTTTAACGGAGAAGTCTGACGTGTACTCTTTTGGTGTGGTGTTGTTTGAGATACTATGCGCAAGGCCGCCTCTGATCCGTACGGCTGAGAAGAAACAGGTATCGCTTGTTGATTGGGCGAGACACTGCTGGAACAACGGGTCGTTGGGTCAGATTGTGGACCCCGCTTTGAAAGGCTCTATTGCTCCCGAGTGTTTGAGGAAGTTCGGTGAGATTGCTGTTAGTTGTTTGTTGGATGATGGAACGCTGAGGCCGTCCATGAACGACGTCGTTTGGATGCTGGAGTTTGCGTTGCAGCTTCAAGAGAGTGCGGAGCAGCGTGACCGTGCGATTGGGATTGGGATGCctgatggtgatgatgaggaggatcgtgcggttgagaagagagaagagagtgatgaCATGTTTAGTAGTGGAACCAGCGTTGGGCAAGTTTCTGACTTTAACAAGAGTAGTGGTGTGAGTATGATGAGTAGTAGTGGAGATAATAGTTATGGTAATAAGGACACTGATAGGTTTTTGTCTGGGACTGTTTTCTCTGAGATTATGGATCCAAAGGCTCGCTGA
- the LOC112782579 gene encoding probable 3-beta-hydroxysteroid-Delta(8),Delta(7)-isomerase, with protein sequence MVSEGHPYSPRDLHLPGYVPCSLSQSNILSVFAFFTFLLVSLTWIFSGRLPKKTKTDRLLMCWWAFTGLTHLIVEGYFVFAPEFYKDKTGFYLAEVWKEYSKGDSRYAGRDAGIVSVEGLTAVFGGPASLLAVYAIATGKSYSHILQFAISLSQLYGVGVYYITALLEGDNFAASKLYYYAYYIGANASWIVIPLIIAIRSWKYTCAAFKGQDQTKKHKVR encoded by the exons ATGGTTTCAGAGGGTCATCCCTACAGTCCAAGGGACTTGCACCTTCCCGGTTACGTTCCCTGCTCCCTCTCTCAGTCAAACATTCTCTCTGTCTTCGCATTCTTCACCTTCCTCCTCGTTTCTCTCACTTGGATCTTCTCAG GGCGGCTACCTAAGAAAACAAAAACTGATAGACTGTTGATGTGCTGGTGGGCATTTACGGGCCTCACTCACCTGATTGTTGAAGGTTACTTTGTTTTTGCACCAGAGTTCTACAAGGATAAGACTGGCTTCTACCTAGCTGAAGTTT GGAAGGAATATAGCAAAGGGGATTCAAGGTATGCTGGAAGGGATGCAGGAATTGTTAGTGTTGAAGGACTAACAGCGGTTTTTGGTGGTCCAGCTTCCCTTCTAGCAGT GTATGCAATAGCTACTGGAAAGTCATATAGCCACATACTTCAATTTGCCATCTCATTGAGCCAGCTATATGGAGTTGGTGTATATTATATAACAGCACTCTTGGAAGGTGACAATTTCGCTGCAAGCAAATTGTACTATTATGCGTACTATATTGGAGCAAATGCTTCTTGGATTGTAATACCCTTGATCATAGCCATCCGCAGCTGGAAGTATACTTGTGCAGCATTTAAGGGACAAGACCAGACAAAAAAACATAAAGTTCGTTGA
- the LOC112782578 gene encoding PI-PLC X domain-containing protein At5g67130 isoform X1, whose amino-acid sequence MGSLLFLLLVIFTLCNDAAADCSNGDCMNNSLPFNKYAYLTTHNAFAIDGEPSQTGVPQVTITNQEDSITHQLSEPAIGTLKEIEAFLSANPSEIVTLILEDYIHTQNGLKKVFSVVGLKKFWFPVTNMPRNGGNWSLVSDMVAKNRRLIVFTSVKSKEQSEGIAYQWNYMVENQYGDGGRKTGSCPNRAESSNLDDKSKSLVLVNYFRSVPLKPVTCSDNSASLIDMLQT is encoded by the exons ATGGGTTCTCTGCTGTTCTTGCTTTTGGTAATTTTTACATTGTGCAATGATGCTGCTGCTGATTGCTCTAATGGAGACTGCATG AATAACTCTCTTCCATTCAACAAATATGCATATTTAACAACACACAACGCTTTTGCAATTGATGGAGAACCTTCTCAAACAGGAGTTCCTCAAGTAACCATCACTAATCAAGAGGACAGCATAACGCACCAGCTAAGT GAACCAGCTATAGGTACATTGAAGGAAATTGAAGCTTTCTTATCAGCTAACCCATCAGAAATTGTCACACTCATATTGGAAGATTACATTCATACACAAAACGGATTGAAAAAGGTCTTTAGTGTCGTCGGCCTGAAGAAATTTTGGTTTCCGGTTACCAATATGCCGAGAAACGGCGGCAATTGGTCTCTAGTGAGTGATATGGTTGCTAAAAACCGAAGATTAATTGTGTTCACTTCAGTCAAGTCTAAGGAACAAAGTGAAGGCATTGCTTACCAATGGAATTACATGGTTGAAAATCAGT ATGGAGATGGTGGAAGAAAAACAGGTAGCTGCCCAAACAGGGCAGAATCATCAAATCTTGATGACAAAAGCAAATCCCTAGTGTTGGTTAATTACTTTCGTTCAGTTCCGCTTAAGCCAGTTACTTGTTCAGATAATTCGGCATCTCTTATTGACATGCTGCAAACTTAA